In Shewanella sp. GD04112, the sequence GACACCACTGAAGCGCCAATTCAAGAAGAAGTGGTATTAGCCGAAGTGGCCGCTGTTAATGCTGCCAATACTGACGTTGCAACTGAACCGCAAGCTGAAACCAAAGCACCTCGCTCACGTCGCCAACCACGCAAAGAAGCCGCGGTTGCCAATGAGACAGCAGAAGCTACTGATGCAGTAAGCCAAGCTGAAGCAAGTGCTGAAGTGGCTGTAGAAGCGCCTGTAGTAGAAAACCGTGCTGATGCGCCTGCTGACGTAACAGAAAGCGTTAAGACTGAAGCCGAGACCGATGCGGATAACGCAGACGTCAGCGCCGATGCAGATGATAAAGCGAAACGTGAATCTCGCGATGGACAACGTCGTAGTCGCCGCAGCCCACGTCATTTGAGAGCGGCTGGTCAACGTCGTCGCCGCGATGAAGATGAGCAAGGCGCCTCTGCACCTGCGCAATTCGTACCAAACGACGCCCTGGGTGAAGATCAGGACTACCCAGCTCCAAGCGCTCAAACGGTAGAAGCAACTGAGACCACTGAAGCCAAAGCAATTGAAGTAACGGCTGAATCGACTATGACTTCTCCTGCAACTGTAGTCGAAGCGGCAGATGTCAGTGTGGTTACTGAAACCACCGCCAATAAAGCTGTTGAGACTGAAGTTGTTGAGGCTGTCGCTACCGCGCAAGTGGATGAGATTAAAGCCGAGGTTGCAGCAACAGAAGCTCCAGCTGACACTGCGGTAAACAACAAGGCTGAGACAAGCGTTATAACTGAAGAAGTTGCTGTTGAGCCAGTGAAAACTGTAGAAGCGGTAACGGAAGCCGTTGTGGCTCCAGCCGAAACTCTAGCTCAACCAAAAGCTGAAGAAAAGGCCGTTGCAGTTGAAGCCGTAACGCCTGAAGCAGACAAAGCCGAAGCAAAAGAAGCCCTAAAATCTGTGGCCTCTGCACCAATGGCAAAACCTGCGCCCATAGTTAAACCACAGGCGAAAACAGTTGTGACTCAAGTAGCAGCGCCTACAGCAGAAGCTGTGGTGAGCAAGCCTAAAGCGGCGAGTCGTTTTGGTTCTATGGTATCATCAGAAATGACCAAGCCAACGGTAGAAGTTAGAACTCAGGTAGAAGTACCGAAAGGTCGTGAGTATGACAGTGTCGCCTCCGCCGAAGCGGCTGCGCCTAAACTGAAACACAGCAACAGCGCCGAATCGGATATGGCTCGTCCATAATCCTCAACCCGTTGCGAAAAAAGCCATGCTCTTGCATGGCTTTTTTATTTTCAGCAAATTAAGCCATATTTAAGGTTTAGCTCAATCGGCTTTTTTGTTAGTATGCGCGGCTATTTTGCCAACACAAATCATTAACAGAGGTTTCATGTTCGATCTCTTTCGCCACAAAACATCTAGTCACAAAGCCGATATTCTCTCGGGGCTGACGGTCGCACTTGCACTTATCCCTGAAGCCGTTGCCTTTGCCTTTGTCGCCAATGTCGAACCTATGGTCGGCCTCTATGCAGCCTTTATTATGGGATTGGTTACCGCACTGATTGGCGGCCGCCCGGGCATGATTTCGGGCGCTACAGGGGCCATGGCCGTGGTGATGGTGTCCCTTGTGGTTGAACATGGCGTGCAATACTTATTTGCCGCAGTGGTGCTTGCGGGGTTAATCCAAATCAGCGCAGGGATATTTAAACTGGGTAAGTTTATCCGCATTGTGCCCTATCCTGTAATGATAGGTTTTGTTAACGGCCTCGCCATTGTAATTTTCTTGGCTCAGCTCGGGCAATTTAAAGTCAAAAATGCCGCGGGGGAATTAGTCTGGCTACCGCAAGAGCCTTTGATGCTGATGCTAGGGTTAGTCGCGCTGACCATGGCAATAATTTACTTTCTACCCAAACTGACTACAGCAGTCCCCTCATCGTTAGTTGCGATTTTAAGCGTGACCGCCATCGTAGTCGGTTTTGACTTAGAAACCCGTAATGTGTTGGATTTTCTTAAAACCATGAGTGGTGACGAACACGCCACAATCGCAGGCTCACTCCCAAGCTTTGCTGTTCCACAGGTGCCGTTTAACCTTGAGACACTCTACATTATTCTGCCCTATTCCTTTATTTTAGCCGCCGTCGGATTAATCGAATCCCTGTTAACCTTGACGGTTATCGATGAGATGACTAATACCCGAGGACGTAGCAACAAAGAATGTATAGGCCAAGGCGTGGGCAACATCACCAGCGGCTTTTTTGGGGCCATGGGCGGCTGCGCTATGATTGGTCAATCGATGATTAACATTAACTCTGGTGGTCGTGGCAGATTATCCGGTATTACCGCGGCTATCGGTTTACTGACCTTTATTCTGTTTGGCGCA encodes:
- a CDS encoding SulP family inorganic anion transporter, with the protein product MFDLFRHKTSSHKADILSGLTVALALIPEAVAFAFVANVEPMVGLYAAFIMGLVTALIGGRPGMISGATGAMAVVMVSLVVEHGVQYLFAAVVLAGLIQISAGIFKLGKFIRIVPYPVMIGFVNGLAIVIFLAQLGQFKVKNAAGELVWLPQEPLMLMLGLVALTMAIIYFLPKLTTAVPSSLVAILSVTAIVVGFDLETRNVLDFLKTMSGDEHATIAGSLPSFAVPQVPFNLETLYIILPYSFILAAVGLIESLLTLTVIDEMTNTRGRSNKECIGQGVGNITSGFFGAMGGCAMIGQSMININSGGRGRLSGITAAIGLLTFILFGASFIEIIPLAALVGVMFIVVLGTFEWASFKFMGKVPKHDAFVIVLVTTVTVFTDLAFAVFVGVVVSALVFAWQHAKHISVKVTSNSLGWKVYELNGPLFFGSVASFLELFDASQDPQDVVIDFKHSRVADHSALEAIDTLAERYVTLGKKLHLVHLSADCKALLHKAGDLVEVNLLDDPHYKVADDKLDS